DNA sequence from the Synergistaceae bacterium genome:
GAAAATCAGATTCCTCGTGTAGTCCCGACCGTACCTATCGGAACCGCCTCGGCTATTTTCCCCACTGACGCCCTCAGCCGCCGCCCAGTCCACGTTCGCGGACGGCCCGCTTGTCATCTGCGCTCCATAGTTGCCCAAAATGTTATAGCCTCTGGAGATGATGGTCCCCCTCGCCTTGAAAACATCTTCCCCGAAGGTGCCGGTGTTGCTGACAAAGACCGACGCCGCGAACTTGACGATCGAGGCGGCAGTATAAACGGCGCCGCCCTGTCCCCCGCCGACGAGGTTTTCCGTAAACGTGCAGTAAAACACGACGGAATCCTGCGTCGATCCGCTCATCTCACTGAGAAAAAGAGCGCCGCCTCTGCCGTTTCCTGCTGTGTTGTCCACAAAAGTGCAGTTGCTGAATTTAAACGTTGCCGCGTTGGTGAACACGGCGCCGCCCTGCGCTCCGCCGGCGATGTTGCTCGTGAACGTGCAACTACTGAACAATAACCTGTTGCCATCGACAGAAACAGCGCCCCCGCTACCGTCTATCGAGTAGTTCGATTCGAAAACGGTATTGGTGACCCTTGTCCTGTGGTTGGCGCCTGAGAAGTAAAGGGCGCCTCCGTCATTTTTAGCCTGATTCAAAGCGAACCAACAGTAGTCAAACTGGCTTTCTCCATCGCCCTGGTAATAAACAGCGCCTCCAAAACCACCCTGTGGTTCGCCCGCGGCGTTATTGGCCCGGAAAGTCGTTCTCGTCGCCACGACGACTCCAGCGCAAACGCCTCCCCCAAATTTCCCCGCGATATTACCCTGATTCTCATCTCCGACGACGCAGTTTGTCAAATCGCTTCTAGTGAAGCTGTAAATGGCCCCGCCGTTTCCCTCTTCCGCCCTGTTATTTGTGAAGATGACGTTTGTGGCGGACAAACTTTTTTGCGTGTGCAACGCCCCGCCGTTTTGTCGGACGGTGTTTCCGTCAAACGTTATGGATTCCGCAGGCGTCACACTGATATTATCCATGGCGAACACAGCGCCTCCACCAATTTTTTCGTCGTTGGTGCCCGTCGCGTGATTTCGGCCGAAAAAGCCTCCCGTTATTCGGATTTCTCCTCCACCGTAAACAGCGCCGCCGGAACCTCCCGCAGTGTTCTCCGTAAAGTCTCCTCCGCTGACGCTGACCACCGAGGCATCGAGTCCCGCAGTGATAGCTCCGCCGTTGCCCGCAGCCTTGTTAGCGGTAAAGGTTCCTCCACTTACGTTGACAGCTCCGCCGGCGTAAAACGCACCTCCCGCTTGTTGCGCCTCGTTTGTGGAAAAGGTTCCGCCTCTTATCGTCGAAAGGACGGTTCCCGCCGAGACAGCTCCACCATTGGCCGTGGCCCTATTGGCGATAAAACTTCCACCGTCCACGTCGACGGCTCCGGTGGCATAAAACGCGCCTCCCGATCCTTCCGTCACATTTACGGAAAATTCTCCGCCGCTTATCTGGCCGCTTCCCGCCGCGACGGCGCCGCCGTTGCCCGTGGCCCTGTTGGTGGCAAACCTTCCGCCTTCTACTCTAACGGTTGCTATGTTGCTGTAAATAGCCCCACCGGAAGCTCCCGCGACACTGTTCAAAAAAGAAGCGCCCTCGCGTATCGTCAACCCGTTCTCCGCGAAGATGGCCCCACCGTCATGCGTGGCGGTGTTGCCGCTAAAAAACAAAGTCCCGGAGAACACCGTGGGCACTGTCCTCAAGTATAGCGCCCCGCCGTCGATCGCGCTGTTATCGGTAAACGTGATGCCAGCCGTGCCTCCGGCAAATGAAACGGACACGACCCCAAGATCGGCGTAGACGACCCCTCCGTTGACTACCGCACGGTTGTTCGCAAATGCCCCGCGCGTGAAAGCGACGGTTCCCCCTCCTCCGACGTAGACGACCCCGCCGTTGCCTGAGCCCGTCGTATAATTGCCCTGGAATACTCCGTCCTGGAATGTGACGGTCCCGCTCCCTATGTTGGCGACTCCGCCGTTGCCTGCCGTCCGGTTGCTCTCAAATGTTCCACCCTCGAAAGCGACGACTCCCCCTCCTCCGACGTTGACGATCCCGCCGTTGCCCGCGCCCGTCGTCTGATTGTCCCGGAATGACCCGTTCCTGAACGCGACGGTCCCACCCGCGACGTTGGCGACCCCACCGTTGCCTACCGCGTTGTTGCTCGTAAATGTCCCGTCCTGGAACGCGACGGTCCCACCCCCGACGTTGACGACCCCGCCGTTGCCCGCCGCGCTATTGCTCCCAAATGTCCCGCCCGTGAACGTGACGGTCCCGCCCGCGACGTTCACGACCCCGCCGCTGCCTGAGCCCGTCGTCTGATTGCCCCGGAATGTCCCGTTCCTAAACGTGACGGTCCCACCCTCGACGTTGGCGATTCCTCCGTTGCCTGCTGTTCGATTCGTCTCAAACGTCCCGCCCTCGAAAGTGACTTCCCCGGTCGTGACATTAACGACTCCCCCAGTCGTTTGGTTACCTGTGAACATAGCCTCCTGAAAAGTGACAGTGGTGGAAGTATTTATAGTGATCCTGCCATTGTTCGCGTTGCTGACTGTGAGGTGATCGAAGACGACCGACGCGTTATTGATGATATTGATCGCGAAATTCGTTCCGGTAAACTGATTGCCGCTTCCGTTCAGTCTCACATCCTGGGATATCTCGACTACAGCATTAATAGGGAGGTCTATGTTGCCGCCCAAGTTAATCGGATTATTGCCGTTGCCCAACGCAAAATTCAGCTCGTCCACATTGTTGACCGTCGCCGACTCCGCCCCCCATCCTACTCTCGCTGGCGCCAGCGCCAGCAAGCACACCAAAACTAAAGCAAACTTCTTCACTTCGCACTCCTCCCTTTCAAGATCACGGGCACGCAGAATAAAACCAGCAGAGCCCCCAGGACGATGGTATCGCACCCGCCTCCGCTTCCGCTTCCGCTGAGGGATTCCTGGCGACCCGACTGGGCGCGCGCCGGAGCCACGAAAACCTTCATGTCCCACTTGCCGTTGACGACGCCGTCCGCCGCCACAATGTAGCTGTTGGATGTGGCCGGAGTCGTGTCGTTCACAAGGCGAACGGCCGCCCTCGAGTCCTTCGCGCTGTCCATCATCATGACGATGAAGCTTATCGTGAGGACATTCCGCTGCTCATCAAGAAAGACTTTCACCGTTTTGTCGTAACCGTTTTGCTCTTGCAGCCACTCGGTCAAGTTCAAGTTTTCCCCGTGGCTGTCCTGCAGATAAAGGCAGAAGGCGTTGGCGAAGAGGTTTCGGATATTGCCGGATTTGCGCCATTCTTCCAGCAAGGCGTTCCAACGGAGGCTCAGCAGCTGGTTGGAGCGCGGCACGTTGAAAGTGATGTGAAGGGGCAAAAGCCCCGAACCGGCCATCCGACCTGGAACGGTCGCCTCCACCCCCAGAGACGCGATCACGTCGCTCGCGATATAGGCGTAACTCACGGCCCCGCTCATCACGCCGTCGGCGGGATCGGGCATTTGCGCATTGGACCCTCCCATCGCTTTCCCCACATTGCTCAAAAAATCGGCACCAGCCGAGAGCAATTGAAAGCCTGTCGCGATGTAAGCGCTAGGGGTGGCCGCGTCCTTGAAGGTTCCCAGATCGAGCCCGAAGATCGAACGATGGGTGAGGGTGAGGTTACGGAACCCCGCGGCAGGGTAGTTCGGGTCTATGGGATACATGCGAAACGCGTCTTTCACCCCGCTGACGACGTTGAAACTTTGATTGTAAGTGGTGACTAAACCGGGCGGAATGTGACTCAACTCGTCCAAATCAAACCTGCTGGGGATGTCGGACGCGGTCGGTATATCGAAAGCCCAGCGACTCGGGGCGAGGGTCACCCCATCGTAACGGTGAAGGGCGTAACGAATGGCGGTGCGGTTAGTGATCTCCGTGGACAGTCGGTAGTATACCGCGTTACTGTCGGTGGGCAGCTTCGGTATAGGAACGAACACCCAATCGGCGGTGATCGGAGTTTCGTCGTCGATGACGCTCCACTCGAAACGGTCATAGGCCGCAATATTCCCCCCTCCCGACGCCACGCTATCTCGAATCATAGCCTTGAACAACAACGGCTTGCCCTCCGCGGTTCCGTCATACACGTTAGCGATGATGAATGGAACCTGCAAGGACTGAGAAGGGGCTAGGTTCGGGTTCTGGTGAAAAATGAAGTTCCCTCGCACACTCTCGTAAACCTCAGAGGCGTCCTGGTTTTTGACGAAATCCAACTGGTAGGCTTTTTGGGGTCCAGATGTCTGGCCCACAGGGGTTTTCAGCACGGCGTAGAAGGCGTTGTCTACTTGCACA
Encoded proteins:
- a CDS encoding Ig-like domain-containing protein — encoded protein: MKKFALVLVCLLALAPARVGWGAESATVNNVDELNFALGNGNNPINLGGNIDLPINAVVEISQDVRLNGSGNQFTGTNFAINIINNASVVFDHLTVSNANNGRITINTSTTVTFQEAMFTGNQTTGGVVNVTTGEVTFEGGTFETNRTAGNGGIANVEGGTVTFRNGTFRGNQTTGSGSGGVVNVAGGTVTFTGGTFGSNSAAGNGGVVNVGGGTVAFQDGTFTSNNAVGNGGVANVAGGTVAFRNGSFRDNQTTGAGNGGIVNVGGGGVVAFEGGTFESNRTAGNGGVANIGSGTVTFQDGVFQGNYTTGSGNGGVVYVGGGGTVAFTRGAFANNRAVVNGGVVYADLGVVSVSFAGGTAGITFTDNSAIDGGALYLRTVPTVFSGTLFFSGNTATHDGGAIFAENGLTIREGASFLNSVAGASGGAIYSNIATVRVEGGRFATNRATGNGGAVAAGSGQISGGEFSVNVTEGSGGAFYATGAVDVDGGSFIANRATANGGAVSAGTVLSTIRGGTFSTNEAQQAGGAFYAGGAVNVSGGTFTANKAAGNGGAITAGLDASVVSVSGGDFTENTAGGSGGAVYGGGEIRITGGFFGRNHATGTNDEKIGGGAVFAMDNISVTPAESITFDGNTVRQNGGALHTQKSLSATNVIFTNNRAEEGNGGAIYSFTRSDLTNCVVGDENQGNIAGKFGGGVCAGVVVATRTTFRANNAAGEPQGGFGGAVYYQGDGESQFDYCWFALNQAKNDGGALYFSGANHRTRVTNTVFESNYSIDGSGGAVSVDGNRLLFSSCTFTSNIAGGAQGGAVFTNAATFKFSNCTFVDNTAGNGRGGALFLSEMSGSTQDSVVFYCTFTENLVGGGQGGAVYTAASIVKFAASVFVSNTGTFGEDVFKARGTIISRGYNILGNYGAQMTSGPSANVDWAAAEGVSGENSRGGSDRYGRDYTRNLIFGSNALAANPRSGMTPIMVGSDLKIQQTLNTLETAPTTPEATNPALDYMPGLIAMNLFNDSFGTERITHTDERGVDRPNPRGGNSDVGAFEREDGGLPPTPPTGKTIAYIIMSGIPNTMVKIGQTCSLTALVYYQNGESTYVEPVRWSSSNPRVATIDQYGNLVSLSRGTTQIGVVTEGYDFNNNHAEDSAELVVSEEWSYTNIHPDVWTRLIDFNDGLQQYAEQVYFLNDDPTNVMKAAFATTFKIAYGVTASHMSDLPSVGAVSFNSKPSYTGDKWVSAKPSIAVSVGSLPSGGGSLVPLKFIYSMSWEDVSEILGRETTEITNLAEASANVSVAQLFDSLKLVFEDAVGTMTPVVDADGEFGINAARVVSSGSLSQNNGDEGLTLSLEMFLGDVKAASDGKPQLIDRRLVVADGAADGTAKGSLWLLKRVRDTEDTENGNESDESGGGGGGGCDAGMGFLPLLPLALGAVWTLKRRKD